Proteins found in one Xyrauchen texanus isolate HMW12.3.18 chromosome 30, RBS_HiC_50CHRs, whole genome shotgun sequence genomic segment:
- the LOC127623729 gene encoding potassium channel subfamily K member 13-like, with the protein MACRGGCCCHCIGPLNEDNARFIMLALLIIVYLLCGAAVFSALEHPKEKLAKERWSQRIEQFTQKHNLSQDDLKNFLRNYEEANVAGIRVDASRPRWDFTGAFYFVGTVVSTIGFGMTTPVTIAGKIFLIFYGLIGCAATILFFNLFLERVITTIAFALKFCHERREHRRAGPPQNCQHSSTSCRERRTDSLAGWKPSVYCVMLILGVAAILVSCCASALYSAAEGWNYLDSLYFCFVAFSTIGFGDMVSNQCEMYKAQAAYRVGNFLFILTGVCCIYSLFNVISIIIKQVLNWLLQRLETPCRCPGRRNRHPRRNMVAPGHLRTHHDNSIETDAVNDSEVDGRRMSGEMISMKDFLAANKVNLAIMQKQLSEMANGHPHQLGSSSPHNEFSEGIGALGIMNNRLAETCVDR; encoded by the exons ATGGCTTGCCGGGGTGGATGCTGCTGCCATTGCATTGGTCCCCTGAATGAAGATAATGCCAGATTTATCATGCTGGCTTTGCTGATCATCGTTTACCTGTTATGTGGGGCAGCGGTGTTTTCAGCCCTGGAGCACCCGAAAGAGAAGCTCGCCAAAGAGAGATGGAGTCAGAGGATCGAGCAGTTCACCCAGAAGCACAACCTGAGTCAAGACGACCTGAAGAACTTTCTGAGGAACTATGAGGAGGCCAATGTGGCCGGGATCCGGGTGGACGCATCCAGACCTCGATGGGATTTTACGGGGGCTTTTTATTTTGTCGGAACGGTGGTTTCAACCATAG GTTTTGGGATGACAACACCTGTCACTATCGCAGGCAAGATTTTCCTGATCTTTTATGGGCTCATTGGTTGTGCAGCCACTATTTTGTTCTTTAATCTCTTCCTGGAACGTGTTATCACCACGATCGCATTCGCCCTGAAGTTCTGCCATGAGCGTAGAGAACATCGCAGAGCCGGGCCACCTCAAAACTGCCAGCACTCCTCTACTAGCTGCAGAGAGCGCCGCACAGACAGCTTGGCAGGCTGGAAGCCTTCGGTGTACTGCGTGATGCTCATCTTAGGAGTCGCCGCCATCTTGGTCTCCTGCTGCGCATCTGCATTGTATTCCGCAGCGGAGGGTTGGAACTACCTAGACTCCCTCTATTTCTGTTTCGTGGCCTTCAGCACCATCGGCTTTGGGGACATGGTGAGCAACCAGTGTGAGATGTACAAGGCACAGGCTGCCTATAGGGTGGGAAACTTCCTTTTTATCCTAACTGGGGTGTGTTGCATCTACTCGCTGTTCAACGTAATCTCCATCATTATTAAACAAGTTCTCAACTGGCTTCTGCAGAGGCTGGAGACTCCTTGCCGGTGCCCAGGCCGAAGGAACCGTCATCCACGGAGGAACATGGTGGCACCTGGGCACCTGAGAACCCATCATGACAACTCCATCGAGACCGATGCAGTCAATGATAGTGAGGTGGATGGACGCCGAATGTCTGGAGAGATGATCTCCATGAAGGACTTTCTGGCAGCTAATAAAGTTAATCTAGCCATCATGCAGAAGCAGCTGTCAGAGATGGCCAATGGGCATCCTCACCAATTAGGGTCTAGCTCGCCGCACAATGAGTTCTCTGAAGGGATTGGTGCGCTGGGAATAATGAACAACCGATTGGCAGAGACATGTGTAGATAGATAA